One genomic segment of Homalodisca vitripennis isolate AUS2020 unplaced genomic scaffold, UT_GWSS_2.1 ScUCBcl_5998;HRSCAF=13002, whole genome shotgun sequence includes these proteins:
- the LOC124373607 gene encoding aldo-keto reductase family 1 member D1-like: MEKMVDAGLTKYIGLSNFNVKQISRILQNARIKPSNLQIELYLYQQSKELQELCRKHDITITSYSTLGSMGITSAGLPEGLIQGSWDNPLKDSDVLAIAKNHNKTAAQVLLRHMIQLGIAIVPKSSNLDRLKENFDIFDFELSKAEMSKLDLLDRGEEGRRFVVEVISHHPEYPYDKKN; this comes from the exons ATGGAGAAAATGGTGGATGCTGGACTGACAAAGTACATAGGACTATCCAACTTCAATGTGAAACAGATAAGCAGGATACTGCAGAATGCCCGTATTAAACCCTCCAACCTCCAGATAGAGCTTTACCTTTACCAGCAGTCAAAAGAACTGCAGGAGTTGTGCAGAAAGCATGACATCACCATCACGTCATACTCCACCTTAGGCTCTATGGGAATCACTAGTGCGGGGCTGCCTGAAGGACTTATTCAAGG ATCTTGGGACAACCCTCTAAAGGATTCTGATGTGCTCGCGATCGCCAAGAATCACAACAAGACAGCTGCCCAGGTGCTGTTACGTCATATGATACAGCTGGGCATCGCTATTGTGCCAAAGAGCTCCAACCTGGACCGTCTGAAGGAGAACTTTGAT ATCTTCGACTTCGAGCTGAGTAAGGCGGAGATGTCTAAGCTTGATCTGTTGGATCGAGGGGAGGAAGGTAGAAGATTTGTAGTGGAGGTGATCAGCCATCATCCTGAATATCCGTATGACAAGAAGAATTGA